A single window of Candidatus Cybelea sp. DNA harbors:
- a CDS encoding pitrilysin family protein — protein sequence MIRGRTAQFGIALCAIVLCTVQAAIGQTGPGDAGIYATTLRNGLKVVVVEDHQTPVIHTGVWYGFGSLQETTGKTGLAHALEHMSFRGTPQISAGGLDDIVARLGAQMNGSTNYDYTQFYFEMPSDKIDVALAIDANRMQHLSLRPSDWAIERLAVLNEIDGDASSPFFNLLARVRAAAFPGQPAGRTPLGSREDVARATVADIARYYHEWYAPNNATLVIAGDVDHSAAFAKAQRFFGTIPSKKLPAWAEKDPVPASPTKVEAEFPFPFEVVDFAYAIPGDTEHGEAAVSTLSTLLENQRSPFYRALVESNIALGIEANADTQLKGGLLHVFVILNPGHNAREAQAAFQATIDSILSNGYDPDLVLAAKRMTIAERLFDTDSIDGIGDLAGYTYGIVHERVSDEDRRLDALTGADLVAATRTYMHQPTVIGHLSPNASPPRGSSQKSSAEASDDFSKRIPNGPIVEPSWIAKSVAAPTTARSKLAPVEFTLSNGLHVIVQRKTDRPTVVIKGSIASSPAFAPAGKEGIIRLASSAADYGSTNYPFAQRRKATDEMGVFMTTGQDFSAQAEVRDFDRVVAILADGEAHPSFEDPWLSIERSQLANSLQSEGRISGVMIDRAYDRLLLADTDPSLRQPTAQSVGGITRADLLSYAAEYWRPDLTTIAVVGDVSPEQVRTALEASFGTWSASGAKPDPHLMAMPPASSGHDYIGTAANQVYIRLGQPAMSRSSTDYNTFAVLNQILGAGGAFESRLWQELRQKRGLVYSVDSTLDADADRGDLRVELNASPQRVVAAVTLVREELKRLQDVPVTQTELQEAKVRLVSNALLEEASSSGQAKQILDIAVNRLPLDYYSTLNERYERITAADVQRVARAYLHPDRLVEVYSGPSGPWAMRTL from the coding sequence TTGATCAGGGGTAGAACGGCACAATTCGGAATTGCACTCTGCGCGATCGTGCTCTGCACGGTGCAAGCGGCGATCGGCCAAACCGGCCCCGGCGATGCTGGTATTTACGCGACTACGCTGCGCAACGGGCTGAAGGTCGTCGTCGTCGAGGACCACCAGACACCGGTCATCCATACCGGGGTCTGGTACGGCTTCGGATCGCTGCAGGAGACGACCGGGAAGACGGGTCTCGCCCACGCGCTCGAACACATGAGTTTTCGCGGGACGCCGCAGATCTCGGCGGGTGGACTCGACGACATCGTAGCGCGTCTCGGTGCGCAGATGAACGGCTCGACGAACTACGACTACACGCAGTTTTACTTCGAGATGCCGTCGGACAAGATCGACGTCGCGCTGGCGATCGACGCAAATCGAATGCAGCATCTGTCGCTGCGCCCCTCCGACTGGGCGATCGAACGATTGGCGGTGCTCAACGAGATTGACGGCGACGCGAGTTCGCCGTTCTTCAACCTTCTGGCCCGCGTCCGCGCCGCGGCCTTCCCCGGTCAGCCGGCCGGACGTACACCGCTGGGCAGTCGCGAGGACGTCGCGCGAGCCACCGTCGCGGACATTGCCCGCTACTACCACGAATGGTATGCGCCGAACAACGCGACGCTGGTGATCGCCGGCGACGTGGACCATTCCGCGGCCTTTGCCAAGGCCCAGCGCTTCTTCGGCACAATCCCGTCGAAGAAGCTTCCAGCGTGGGCCGAAAAAGATCCCGTTCCGGCTTCGCCGACCAAGGTTGAAGCCGAGTTTCCGTTCCCGTTCGAGGTCGTCGATTTCGCGTACGCCATCCCCGGCGACACCGAGCACGGCGAGGCGGCGGTCAGCACGCTCTCGACCCTGCTGGAGAATCAGCGCTCGCCCTTCTATCGCGCGCTCGTCGAAAGCAACATCGCGCTGGGCATCGAGGCCAACGCCGATACGCAGCTCAAAGGCGGCCTGCTCCACGTTTTCGTCATCTTGAATCCCGGGCACAATGCGCGCGAGGCGCAAGCGGCCTTCCAAGCGACGATCGATTCGATTCTGAGCAACGGTTACGACCCCGATCTCGTTCTCGCCGCCAAACGGATGACGATCGCCGAACGGCTCTTTGATACCGACTCGATCGACGGGATCGGCGACCTCGCCGGCTACACCTACGGCATCGTACACGAGCGGGTCTCCGACGAGGACCGGCGGCTCGATGCGCTCACCGGCGCCGATCTCGTTGCCGCGACGCGGACCTACATGCATCAGCCGACGGTCATCGGCCACTTGAGCCCGAACGCGAGTCCGCCGCGCGGGAGCTCGCAGAAGAGCAGCGCCGAAGCGAGCGACGACTTTTCCAAACGCATTCCGAACGGCCCGATCGTCGAGCCGAGCTGGATCGCGAAATCGGTCGCGGCGCCGACCACCGCGCGCAGCAAACTCGCGCCCGTCGAGTTCACGCTCTCCAATGGATTGCACGTCATCGTCCAACGCAAGACCGATCGCCCGACGGTCGTGATCAAAGGCAGCATCGCCAGCTCGCCGGCATTCGCACCGGCGGGTAAAGAGGGCATCATCCGGCTCGCCTCCTCGGCGGCAGATTACGGCAGCACGAACTATCCCTTCGCGCAGCGCCGTAAAGCCACCGACGAAATGGGCGTATTCATGACGACCGGTCAGGATTTCTCCGCTCAAGCCGAGGTCCGCGACTTCGACCGCGTCGTCGCCATTTTGGCCGACGGCGAAGCGCATCCGAGCTTCGAGGATCCGTGGCTGAGCATCGAAAGATCGCAGCTCGCCAATAGCCTGCAATCGGAAGGGCGGATCTCGGGCGTGATGATCGACCGCGCCTACGACCGGCTGCTGCTGGCCGATACGGATCCCAGCCTCCGTCAGCCGACGGCGCAGAGCGTCGGAGGGATCACTCGCGCGGATCTGCTCAGCTATGCCGCCGAATACTGGCGTCCCGATCTGACGACGATCGCCGTGGTCGGCGACGTTTCGCCCGAACAGGTTCGAACGGCGCTCGAGGCAAGCTTCGGCACGTGGAGCGCGAGCGGCGCGAAGCCCGATCCGCACCTAATGGCGATGCCGCCGGCTTCGAGCGGCCACGACTATATCGGCACCGCCGCCAATCAGGTCTACATTCGTCTTGGTCAGCCGGCGATGTCGCGTTCGAGCACGGACTACAATACGTTCGCAGTGCTCAACCAGATCCTCGGCGCAGGCGGAGCCTTCGAATCGCGTCTATGGCAGGAGCTGCGGCAGAAGCGCGGCCTCGTTTACAGCGTCGATAGCACGCTGGACGCCGATGCCGATCGCGGCGATCTGCGCGTCGAGCTCAACGCGTCGCCGCAGCGAGTCGTCGCCGCCGTGACGCTAGTGCGTGAAGAGCTCAAACGCCTGCAGGACGTCCCGGTTACGCAGACGGAGCTGCAGGAGGCCAAGGTACGCCTCGTCAGCAACGCGCTGCTCGAGGAAGCCTCGTCGTCCGGCCAGGCAAAACAGATCCTCGACATCGCCGTGAACCGCTTGCCGCTCGACTATTACAGCACGCTGAACGAGCGCTACGAACGCATTACCGCAGCCGACGTGCAGCGGGTCGCGCGCGCCTACCTGCATCCCGACCGGCTCGTTGAGGTCTACTCCGGGCCGTCGGGCCCGTGGGCCATGCGTACGCTATGA
- the ftcD gene encoding glutamate formimidoyltransferase — MFEIVPNLSEGRNAETIAAAVSAVEMAGARVLNWSSDELHHRSVLTIVGDAAEVLDAAVALAGVALERIDLREHSGLHPRIGALDVLPFVPLAGATIEDAAALAHRAGARIWERFGVPSFYYGAAARRPERRPLPAIRSNAGWAPDEGDSGRHISAGAIAIGAREILIAFNIELATAELPVARAIARAIRERDGGLRSLRAIALPRGNDRVQVSLNVTDYAATPLYRVVELVRELAAGRGVELLGCELIGCLPIAAVESAAAYYLGVSKL, encoded by the coding sequence ATGTTTGAGATCGTTCCGAATCTTTCCGAGGGGCGTAACGCGGAAACGATCGCGGCCGCCGTATCCGCCGTCGAAATGGCGGGCGCGCGCGTGCTCAACTGGAGCAGCGACGAGCTGCATCATCGCAGCGTCCTGACGATCGTCGGTGACGCAGCCGAGGTGCTCGACGCCGCCGTCGCCTTGGCCGGCGTCGCGCTCGAGCGCATAGATCTTCGCGAGCACAGCGGCCTTCATCCCCGGATCGGGGCGCTCGACGTGCTCCCGTTCGTTCCGCTCGCCGGAGCAACCATCGAAGACGCCGCCGCTCTCGCTCATCGAGCGGGCGCCCGAATCTGGGAGCGTTTCGGGGTGCCTTCCTTCTATTACGGCGCCGCGGCCCGCCGCCCGGAACGCCGCCCGTTGCCGGCTATCCGCAGTAACGCGGGATGGGCGCCCGACGAAGGGGATTCGGGCCGTCACATCAGCGCCGGCGCGATCGCCATCGGTGCGCGCGAGATTCTGATCGCGTTCAACATCGAGCTCGCCACCGCCGAACTCCCAGTCGCCAGGGCGATCGCGCGGGCAATCCGCGAACGCGACGGAGGGCTGCGCTCCTTGCGGGCCATCGCCTTACCCCGCGGAAACGACCGCGTGCAGGTTTCTCTCAACGTCACGGACTATGCTGCAACGCCGCTTTACCGCGTAGTAGAATTGGTGCGCGAGCTCGCCGCCGGCCGTGGGGTCGAGCTGCTGGGCTGCGAGCTTATCGGATGCTTGCCGATCGCGGCGGTCGAATCGGCCGCAGCATACTATTTGGGAGTCTCAAAACTTTGA
- the radA gene encoding DNA repair protein RadA, translated as MAKTRSIYFCSACGFESARWLGRCPQCEAWNSFDERAFTVARAPKRDERPPAAQPAAPLTLAEIESSALVRLQMDMPEFDAVLGGGTVPGSLTLVGGPPGAGKSTLLLQIAARLSRSGEVVYVCGEESAAQVKLRADRTLRSEALRNLLIYPETNLRAVLDHVQRNAPLALVVDSIQTVWLPESEAYAGSVTQIRDCTQALMEYSKRTGCATFIVGHVTKDGAIAGPRLLEHLVDTVLYFEGETSGEYRILRAYKNRFGSVDEICVFSMHDSGLREVANPSELFAGARAQRPSGSCVVASIVGSRPVLVEVQALVGESSYGTARRLANNLDQQRLAMILAVLERRAGFSLGTHDVYASVAGGLRIAEPAADLGIALAIASSFRNVAIPAAVAAFGELGLSGEVRAVGASDRREAEARKLGYTQIISPANAPDVIAAIQQALG; from the coding sequence TTGGCAAAAACTCGGTCGATCTATTTCTGTTCCGCCTGCGGCTTTGAATCGGCGCGCTGGCTTGGGCGGTGCCCGCAATGCGAAGCGTGGAACTCGTTCGACGAACGCGCTTTTACCGTCGCACGGGCGCCCAAGCGCGACGAACGGCCGCCCGCAGCGCAGCCGGCGGCGCCGTTGACGCTGGCCGAAATCGAATCGAGCGCGCTGGTGCGGCTGCAGATGGATATGCCGGAGTTCGACGCCGTTTTGGGCGGCGGAACCGTTCCCGGCAGCCTCACGCTCGTCGGCGGGCCGCCCGGTGCGGGCAAGTCGACGCTGCTTCTGCAGATCGCGGCGCGCCTATCGCGCAGCGGCGAAGTCGTCTACGTCTGCGGCGAGGAGTCGGCCGCGCAGGTCAAGCTGCGCGCAGATCGCACGCTGCGCAGCGAGGCTTTGCGCAACCTCCTCATTTATCCGGAGACGAATCTGCGCGCGGTACTCGATCACGTGCAGCGCAACGCGCCGCTCGCGCTGGTCGTCGACTCGATTCAAACGGTGTGGCTTCCCGAGAGCGAGGCCTACGCCGGCAGCGTCACCCAAATTCGTGACTGCACGCAAGCGCTAATGGAGTATTCGAAGCGCACCGGCTGCGCGACGTTCATCGTCGGGCACGTCACCAAGGACGGCGCGATCGCCGGCCCGCGCCTGCTCGAGCACCTCGTCGATACCGTGCTCTACTTCGAAGGCGAGACCAGCGGCGAGTACCGAATCCTGCGCGCGTACAAGAATCGTTTCGGCTCCGTCGACGAGATCTGCGTTTTCTCAATGCACGATTCGGGCCTGCGCGAAGTCGCCAATCCGTCGGAACTCTTCGCGGGAGCGAGAGCGCAGCGTCCCAGCGGTTCGTGCGTCGTCGCCTCGATCGTCGGCTCCCGCCCAGTACTCGTCGAGGTCCAGGCGCTCGTCGGCGAGAGCAGTTACGGCACCGCGCGGCGGCTCGCGAACAATCTCGACCAGCAGCGCCTCGCGATGATCCTCGCCGTTTTGGAGCGGCGAGCCGGTTTTTCGCTGGGAACGCACGACGTCTACGCATCGGTCGCCGGCGGGTTGCGCATCGCCGAACCGGCGGCCGATCTCGGAATCGCGCTGGCTATCGCCTCGTCGTTCCGCAACGTGGCGATTCCGGCGGCGGTTGCGGCCTTCGGGGAACTTGGCCTCTCGGGAGAGGTACGCGCGGTCGGCGCGTCCGACCGGCGTGAAGCCGAGGCACGCAAGCTCGGGTACACGCAGATTATCTCGCCCGCGAATGCGCCCGACGTAATCGCCGCAATCCAACAAGCACTTGGGTAA
- the cmk gene encoding (d)CMP kinase produces the protein MTGLQIAIDGPAASGKTTVARATARRLGVLYLDTGAMYRALAYLALHTGTDVDNGAALARLAHASPIEVRIDESAPLGFRVTAGGEELDEPALASSKVTAIVSAVAAHAAVRSEMVRTQRRIAQDAPVVMAGRDIGTVVLPDAPVKIYLTASLAARSARRRLQLEQGGVDVDVRRLAKDLEERDRLDRTRAISPLVAAKDAYVIDSSEIDAQHVVDEICAIAAKLSPASS, from the coding sequence ATGACGGGTTTGCAGATTGCCATCGACGGGCCGGCGGCTTCGGGTAAGACGACCGTTGCGCGAGCGACGGCTCGACGACTGGGCGTGCTCTATCTCGATACCGGCGCGATGTATCGAGCGTTGGCCTATCTGGCCCTGCATACCGGTACCGACGTCGACAACGGCGCCGCGCTCGCCCGTCTAGCGCACGCCTCTCCGATCGAAGTGCGGATCGACGAGTCGGCCCCGCTGGGCTTTCGCGTCACGGCGGGAGGGGAAGAACTCGACGAGCCCGCGCTCGCGAGCAGCAAAGTAACAGCGATCGTCTCGGCCGTTGCGGCGCACGCTGCGGTGCGCTCGGAGATGGTGAGGACGCAGCGCCGTATCGCGCAGGACGCCCCGGTCGTGATGGCCGGCCGCGATATCGGGACGGTCGTTCTGCCGGACGCACCCGTCAAGATCTATCTCACGGCGTCGCTCGCCGCTCGCAGCGCCCGCCGGCGGCTGCAGCTCGAGCAGGGTGGTGTCGACGTCGACGTGCGCCGGCTCGCGAAGGACCTGGAGGAGCGCGACCGTCTCGACCGGACGCGCGCGATTTCACCACTCGTAGCGGCGAAGGACGCGTACGTCATCGATTCGAGCGAGATCGACGCCCAGCACGTCGTCGACGAAATCTGCGCGATCGCCGCAAAGCTCTCCCCGGCTTCGTCCTGA
- a CDS encoding lysophospholipid acyltransferase family protein — protein MDFYNFSKFTVRTAARVLLRARVFGTENVPPGGPLIVACNHLSYLDPPLMASLCPRRISYMAKKELFALPVLGTVIRALGAYAVDRRGSATAAIRRSLSVLEAGGAVGIFPEGTRNPSGEVQPQTGVALLASLGKAPVVPACIVGSDRALRFAQITVAFGAPLALEAGRKATREDLAKFTGEVMSAIELLAGSIGGNS, from the coding sequence TTGGATTTCTACAACTTTTCCAAGTTCACGGTACGCACGGCGGCGCGGGTCCTTTTGCGCGCGAGAGTCTTTGGAACGGAGAACGTTCCGCCCGGCGGGCCGCTGATCGTCGCGTGCAATCACCTCTCCTATCTCGATCCGCCGCTGATGGCTTCCCTCTGCCCGCGACGCATCAGCTATATGGCGAAGAAGGAGCTCTTCGCGCTCCCCGTTCTCGGGACGGTAATACGCGCGCTCGGGGCCTACGCGGTCGATCGCCGGGGCAGTGCGACCGCCGCGATCAGGCGCTCGCTCTCGGTGCTGGAGGCCGGCGGGGCCGTCGGGATCTTTCCGGAGGGCACGCGGAACCCCAGCGGCGAGGTCCAGCCTCAGACAGGTGTCGCACTCTTGGCGTCGCTGGGAAAGGCGCCAGTCGTGCCCGCGTGCATCGTCGGGAGCGACCGGGCGCTGCGTTTTGCGCAAATTACGGTTGCGTTCGGCGCTCCGCTCGCCCTCGAGGCCGGCAGGAAAGCAACGCGCGAGGATTTGGCGAAGTTTACGGGAGAGGTTATGAGCGCGATCGAGCTGTTGGCTGGGAGTATTGGTGGAAATTCGTAA
- the ispH gene encoding 4-hydroxy-3-methylbut-2-enyl diphosphate reductase, whose product MEIRKASVQGFCFGVAITVKKAEEAIASRGDVTTLGHVVHNPQMVESLASRGLKNAAVVDEVDAGALFVRAHGLPVDVFEKAKAKNLEIIDATCPMVTKIHVQAEKLKADGYKIVVIGDPNHPEVKGTLSHVPGAWCIQSPSDVEKLPRSSKVGVVVQSTWSGEGFTEIVRALSAKYYEVRAVNTICTDTHNRQNEALRLARDVEVMVVVGGKTSANTKHLADLSESHGARAYHIEGPDELQPDWFANVHVAGLMSGASTPGWLVDQVEARMEELAVSA is encoded by the coding sequence GTGGAAATTCGTAAGGCATCCGTCCAGGGTTTTTGCTTCGGGGTTGCCATCACCGTAAAGAAAGCGGAGGAGGCGATCGCCTCGCGCGGCGACGTTACGACGCTCGGACACGTCGTGCACAACCCGCAAATGGTCGAATCGCTGGCCTCGCGTGGTCTGAAGAACGCCGCCGTCGTCGATGAAGTCGATGCGGGCGCGCTCTTCGTCCGGGCACATGGTCTTCCGGTCGATGTCTTTGAGAAGGCCAAGGCCAAGAATCTCGAGATCATCGACGCCACCTGCCCCATGGTAACGAAGATTCACGTTCAGGCGGAGAAGCTCAAAGCCGACGGCTACAAGATCGTCGTCATCGGCGATCCGAATCACCCCGAGGTCAAGGGGACGCTGAGCCACGTTCCCGGTGCGTGGTGCATCCAGAGCCCGAGCGATGTCGAAAAGCTTCCGCGCTCGAGCAAGGTCGGGGTCGTCGTGCAGTCGACCTGGTCCGGGGAAGGGTTCACCGAGATCGTGCGCGCGCTCTCGGCAAAATACTACGAAGTGCGTGCCGTCAATACGATTTGCACGGACACGCATAACCGGCAGAACGAAGCGCTTCGTTTGGCAAGAGACGTCGAAGTGATGGTCGTCGTGGGCGGAAAGACGTCGGCGAACACCAAGCACCTCGCAGATCTCTCCGAATCGCACGGTGCGCGCGCTTACCACATCGAAGGCCCCGACGAGCTGCAGCCTGACTGGTTTGCGAACGTGCACGTCGCCGGATTGATGTCGGGTGCCTCGACGCCCGGCTGGCTGGTCGATCAGGTCGAAGCGCGGATGGAGGAGCTAGCCGTTTCTGCGTAA